One genomic window of Garra rufa chromosome 24, GarRuf1.0, whole genome shotgun sequence includes the following:
- the LOC141300712 gene encoding tripartite motif-containing protein 16-like protein codes for MAEASIPVAQDQFTCPVCLDLLKDPVATACGHSYCKSCITDCWNEEDQKGVYSCPQCRQTFSPRPALATNVLLAEMLENLKKTRLQTADGEAGSGDVECDVCTETKHKAVKSCLVCLNSYCQNHLQQHESWFRSKKHKLTDASGRLREMICSKHDEQLKLYCRTDQRCICYLCMMEEHKNHETVTAEAERTDKQSILKETQMKYRKRIQEREKELEELRKTVDSYKCSAQTAVEDTERIFTELIRSIERSRSELIRLIRDQEKRAVSRAEGRLERLEQEINDLRRRDAELEQLSHTQDHIQFLQSFQSFSISPESTEQPISISSQFSFNDMEKSVSKLKEKLEDFCKEEIEQISGRVTYSEIIALKEPKARPEFLQYFRFLTLDPNTVNKHIRLSERNRMAIYTETVQPYPDHPDRFIHYCQVLCRESVCGRCYWELEWSGDIGVSISVSYKSISRKGSGIECLFGFNDQSWTLFCTSSSYSFRHNNIQTDLRVKPIISRIGVNGVYRIGVFVDHGAGTLSFYSVSDTMSLIHTEHTTFTQTLYPGFGIVPGSSVKLCDLTAEMET; via the exons atGGCAGAAGCCAGTATTCCAGTGGCTCAGGACCAGTTCACGTGTCCAGTGTGTCTGGATCTGCTGAAGGACCCAGTGGCGACCgcctgtggacacagttactgtaagagcTGTATTACAGACTGCTGGAATGAGGAGGATCAGAAGggagtctacagctgccctcagtgcagacagaccttcagtccCAGACCTGCTTTAGCTACCAATGTACTGCTGGCTGAAATGCTGGAGAACCTGAAGAAGACCAGACTCCAAACCGCCGACGGTGAAGCCGGATCTGGAGACGTGgagtgtgacgtctgtactgAGACCAAACACAAAGCTGTcaagtcctgtctggtgtgtcTGAACTCTTACTGTCAGAATCACCTGCAACAACATGAGAGTTGGTTCAGAAGTAAGAAACACAAACTGACCGATGCCAGCGGACGACTACGAGAGATGATCTGCTCAAAACACGACGAACAGCTGAAACTCTACTGTCGAACCGACCAGCGCTGCATTTGTTATCTGTGTATGATGGAGGAACACAAGAACCATGAGACTGTGACAGCTGAAGCAGAGAGGACTGACAAACAG AGTATTCTGAAAGAGACACAAATGAAATATCGCAAGAGAATccaggagagagagaaagagcttgAGGAGCTGAGAAAGACTGTGGACTCTTATAAG tgctctgcacagacagcagtggaggacactgagaggatctttactgagctcatccgctccattgagagaagccgctctgagctgatacggctgatcagagatcaggaaaagcgagcagtgagtcgagctgaaggacgactggagcgactggagcaggagatcaatgatctgaggaggagagacgctgagctggagcagctttcacacacacaggatcacatccagttcctgcag AGTTTCCAGTCTTTCTCCATCTCTCCTGAATCTACAGAGCAGCCCATCAGCATCAGTTCTCAGTTCTCTTTCAATGATATGGAGAAATCTGTCTCTAAACTAAAAGAAAAACTGGAGGATTTCTGCAAAGAAGAGATTGAACAGATATCTGGCAGAG TAACATACAGCGAAATTATTGCCCTCAAAGAACCGAAGGCCAGGCCAGAGTTCCTGCAAT ATTTCAGGTTTCTgactctggatccaaacacagtgAATAAACACATCCGTCTGTCTGAGAGAAACAGAATGGCTATTTACACTGAAACAGTCcagccgtatcctgatcatccagacagatttattcattattgccaggtgttgtgtagagagagtgtgtgtggacgctgttactgggagctggAGTGGAGTGGAGATATAGGTGTgtctatatcagtgtcatataagagcatcagcaggaagggatcGGGTATTGAGTGTTTGTTTGGAtttaatgatcagtcctggactTTGTTCTGCACTTCCTCCAGTTACTCATTCAGACACAATAACATACAGACTGATCTCCGTGTGAAGCCCATCATCAGTAGAATAGGAGTGAATGGTGTCTATagaataggagtgtttgtggatcacggagcaggaactctgtccttctacagcgtctctgacacaatgagcctcatccacacagaacacaccacattcactcagacgctctatcctgggtttgggATTGTTCCTGGATCATCTGTGAAACTGTGTGATCTAACAGCAGAGATGGAAACTTGA
- the LOC141300713 gene encoding tripartite motif-containing protein 16-like translates to MAEASIPVAQDQFTCPVCLDLLKDPVATACGHSYCKSCITDCWNEEDQKGVYSCPQCRQTFSPRPALATNVLLAEMLENLKKTRLQTADGEAGSGDVECDVCTETKHKAVKSCLVCLNSYCQNHLQQHESWFRSKKHKLTDASGRLREMICSKHDEQLKLYCRTDQRCICYLCMMEEHKNHETVTAEAERTDKQSILKETQMKYRKRIQERQKELEELRKTVDSYKCSAQTAVEDTERIFTELIRSIERSRSELIRLIRDQEKRAVSRAEGRLERLEQEINDLRRRDAELEQLSHTQDHIQFLQSFSISPESTEQPISISSQFSFNDMGELVSKLKEKLEDFCKVEIEQISGRVTCSEIIALKEPKSRPEFLQYFRFLTLDPNTVNKEICLSERNRAATVTKTVQPYPDHPDRFEAKRQVLCRESVCGRCYWELEWSGDVVFISVSYKSISRKGSGHECVFGFNDQSWNLICTPSSYSFIHNNIETALPVKPIISRIGVNGVYRVGVFVDHGAGTLSFYSVSDTMSLIHTEHTTFTQTLYPGFGIGVDSRVKLCDLTAEMET, encoded by the exons atGGCAGAAGCCAGTATTCCAGTGGCTCAGGACCAGTTCACGTGTCCAGTGTGTCTGGATCTGCTGAAGGACCCAGTGGCGACCgcctgtggacacagttactgtaagagcTGTATTACAGACTGCTGGAATGAGGAGGATCAGAAGggagtctacagctgccctcagtgcagacagaccttcagtccCAGACCTGCTTTAGCTACCAATGTACTGCTGGCTGAAATGCTGGAGAACCTGAAGAAGACCAGACTCCAAACCGCAGACGGTGAAGCCGGATCTGGAGACGTGgagtgtgacgtctgtactgAGACCAAACACAAAGCTGTcaagtcctgtctggtgtgtcTGAACTCTTACTGTCAGAATCACCTGCAACAACATGAGAGTTGGTTCAGAAGTAAGAAACACAAACTGACCGATGCCAGCGGACGACTACGAGAGATGATCTGCTCAAAACACGACGAACAGCTGAAACTCTACTGTCGAACCGACCAGCGCTGCATTTGTTATCTGTGTATGATGGAGGAACACAAGAACCATGAGACTGTGACAGCTGAAGCAGAGAGGACTGACAAACAG AGTATTCTGAAAGAGACACAAATGAAATATCGCAAGAGAATCCAGGAGAGACAGAAAGAGCTTGAGGAGCTGAGAAAGACTGTGGACTCTTATAAG tgctctgcacagacagcagtggaggacactgagaggatctttactgagctcatccgctccattgagagaagccgctctgagctgatacggctgatcagagatcaggaaaagcgagcagtgagtcgagctgaaggacgactggagcgactggagcaggagatcaatgatctgaggaggagagacgctgagctggagcagctttcacacacacaggatcacatccagttcctgcag AGTTTCTCCATCTCTCCTGAATCTACAGAGCAGCCCATCTCCATCAGTTCTCAGTTCTCTTTCAATGATATGGGAGAATTAGTTTCTAAACTGAAAGAAAAACTGGAGGATTTCTGCAAAGTAGAGATTGAACAGATATCTGGCAGAG TAACATGCAGCGAAATTATTGCCCTCAAAGAACCCAAGTCCAGGCCAGAGTTCCTGCAAT ATTTCAGGTTTCTgactctggatccaaacacagtgAATAAAGAGATCTGTCTGTCTGAGAGAAACAGAGCAGCTACTGTCACTAAAACAGTCcagccgtatcctgatcatccagacagatttgaggCTAAGcgtcaggtgttgtgtagagagagtgtgtgtggacgctgttactgggagctggagtggagtggagatgttgtgtttatatcagtgtcatataagagcatcagcaggaaaggATCGGGTCATGAGTGTGTGTTTGGAtttaatgatcagtcctggaatTTGATCTGCACTCCCTCCAGTTACTCATTCATACACAATAACATAGAGACTGCTCTCCCTGTGAAGCCCATCATCAGTAGAATAGGAGTGAATGGTGTCTATAGAGtaggagtgtttgtggatcacggagcaggaactctgtccttctacagcgtctctgacacaatgagcctcatccacacagaacacaccacattcactcagacgctctatcctgggtttgggATTGGTGTAGACTCAAGAGTGAAACTGTGTGACCTAACAGCAGAGATGGAAACTTGA